One segment of Leptospira montravelensis DNA contains the following:
- a CDS encoding DUF2750 domain-containing protein gives MKITQKQIDIITSLPGPKRYEHFIKVAADQRCVWGLYNAGWALAGTDDGQHVFPLWPAYEYSSICTKNEWLEFKPKKIELDSLFDDLLPSLKERKTLIGVFYTPSDKGVIPNMDDFEKDLRHELSRIE, from the coding sequence AACTCAAAAACAAATCGATATTATTACGTCTCTACCTGGCCCAAAACGCTATGAGCATTTTATTAAAGTCGCAGCTGATCAAAGATGCGTGTGGGGTTTATACAATGCAGGTTGGGCTTTAGCAGGAACAGATGATGGACAGCATGTTTTTCCATTATGGCCTGCTTATGAATATTCATCTATATGTACGAAAAATGAATGGTTAGAGTTTAAGCCTAAGAAAATAGAGCTGGATTCATTGTTTGATGATTTACTTCCAAGTCTCAAAGAGCGAAAAACTTTAATAGGAGTATTTTATACACCATCAGATAAAGGTGTTATACCAAACATGGATGATTTCGAAAAGGATTTGCGTCATGAACTTTCCAGAATAGAGTAA